From the Paludisphaera mucosa genome, one window contains:
- a CDS encoding metallophosphoesterase family protein, which translates to MPARTIAVGDVHGCAKALNTVIDAIRPTPDDLIVTLGDYVNRGPDSRGVLDALAALQSRCRLVPLLGNHDEMLLQARTGRPTTAATVAESLRRGRPPRDWTRELARLTPENWAFLESCRSYHETEDHLFLHAAYDPAQPLSRQPDALLRWHSLRNGIPGPHYSGKVAVVGHSSQKNGKILNLGHIICIDTYCHGGGWLTGLDVHTGQAWQSDRNGRLRTRRGPR; encoded by the coding sequence ATGCCCGCACGTACGATCGCCGTCGGAGACGTCCACGGTTGCGCCAAGGCCCTGAACACCGTGATCGACGCGATCCGGCCGACCCCCGACGACCTGATCGTCACGCTGGGCGATTACGTGAACCGCGGGCCCGATTCTCGCGGCGTGCTCGACGCCCTCGCGGCCCTGCAATCGCGTTGCCGGCTCGTCCCTCTCCTGGGAAACCACGATGAGATGCTTCTCCAGGCCCGCACCGGCCGGCCCACGACGGCCGCGACCGTCGCCGAGTCCCTTCGCCGCGGTCGTCCCCCGCGCGACTGGACTCGCGAGCTGGCGAGGCTCACGCCCGAGAACTGGGCCTTCCTCGAGAGCTGCCGGTCGTACCATGAGACCGAGGACCACCTCTTCCTCCACGCCGCCTACGACCCGGCGCAACCGCTGAGCCGTCAGCCAGACGCGCTCCTTCGCTGGCATTCGCTCCGCAACGGCATCCCTGGGCCGCATTACTCGGGCAAGGTCGCCGTCGTCGGCCATAGCTCGCAGAAGAACGGCAAGATCCTCAACCTGGGCCACATCATCTGCATCGACACGTACTGCCACGGCGGCGGCTGGCTGACCGGTCTCGACGTCCACACCGGCCAGGCCTGGCAGTCCGACCGCAACGGCCGGCTCCGCACGCGACGCGGGCCTCGCTGA
- the pckA gene encoding phosphoenolpyruvate carboxykinase (ATP) — translation MSGKTAEVVKTYGLDAQGITRKAPTHWNLAAPALYEHAVRRDEGLIAHLGPFVVNTGAFTGRSPNDKFTVDEPGSRGHIWWGEFNHPITEASFDRVWSRLRDYLADKELFVQDCYGGADPRFRLPVRVVTQYAWHSLFIRDMLIREFDEVVLRDFRPEFTIIDAPEFEADPMTEGTRTGTFILINLARKLVLIGGTRYAGEMKKSVFSILNYLLPLRKVLGMHCSANYGRNRDDVALFFGLSGTGKTTLSTSPDRTLIGDDEHGWSDDGVFNFEGGCYAKAIRVREETEPEIYETTRRFGTILENVVIDPETRRLDLDSAALTENTRAAYPITHVPNADAGGVAGHPRHIFFLTYDAFGVLPPIARLTPDQAMFHYLAGYTSKVAGTERGVTEPQLVFSPCFGGPFLPLHPRAYAELLGEKIERHHVRCWLVNTGITGGPYGVGRRIAMPITRSLINAALDGKLDDLPTEVDPAFHISRLTTCPGLEADMLDPRASWADSDAYDRKAAELAARFEVNHDKFERA, via the coding sequence ATGAGCGGCAAAACGGCGGAGGTCGTGAAGACTTACGGGCTCGACGCGCAGGGGATTACGCGAAAGGCCCCTACGCACTGGAACCTCGCCGCCCCCGCGCTCTACGAGCACGCGGTCCGACGCGACGAGGGCCTGATCGCCCATCTCGGCCCGTTCGTCGTCAACACCGGAGCCTTCACCGGCCGGTCGCCCAACGACAAGTTCACCGTGGACGAGCCCGGCAGCCGCGGGCATATTTGGTGGGGCGAGTTCAATCATCCGATCACCGAGGCCTCGTTCGACCGCGTCTGGTCGCGGCTGCGCGACTACCTCGCCGACAAGGAGCTGTTCGTCCAGGATTGCTACGGCGGAGCCGACCCGCGGTTCCGGCTCCCCGTGCGCGTCGTCACCCAGTACGCATGGCACAGCCTCTTCATCCGGGATATGTTGATCCGAGAATTCGACGAGGTCGTCCTGCGCGACTTCCGGCCCGAGTTCACGATCATCGACGCTCCCGAGTTCGAGGCGGACCCCATGACCGAGGGCACCCGCACGGGGACCTTCATCCTCATCAATCTTGCCAGGAAGCTCGTCCTGATCGGCGGCACCCGTTACGCGGGCGAGATGAAGAAGTCGGTCTTTTCGATCCTCAACTACCTCTTGCCGCTGCGGAAGGTGCTGGGGATGCACTGCTCGGCGAACTACGGCAGGAACCGAGACGACGTCGCCCTCTTCTTCGGGCTGTCCGGGACCGGGAAGACCACCCTCTCCACGTCGCCCGACCGGACCCTGATCGGCGACGACGAACACGGCTGGAGCGACGACGGCGTCTTCAACTTCGAAGGCGGCTGCTACGCCAAGGCCATCCGCGTCCGCGAGGAGACCGAGCCCGAGATCTACGAGACCACCAGGCGGTTCGGGACCATCCTGGAAAACGTCGTGATCGATCCCGAGACCCGCCGCCTCGACCTCGACAGCGCCGCGCTCACCGAGAACACCCGCGCCGCCTATCCGATCACCCACGTGCCGAACGCCGATGCCGGCGGGGTCGCCGGCCATCCCCGGCACATCTTCTTCCTCACGTACGACGCCTTCGGCGTGCTGCCGCCCATCGCCCGGCTCACCCCGGACCAGGCCATGTTCCACTATCTCGCGGGATATACGTCGAAAGTGGCCGGCACCGAGCGGGGCGTCACCGAGCCTCAGCTCGTGTTCAGCCCCTGCTTCGGCGGGCCCTTCCTGCCGCTCCACCCCAGAGCCTACGCCGAGCTCCTGGGGGAAAAGATCGAACGCCACCACGTCCGCTGCTGGCTGGTCAACACGGGTATCACCGGCGGCCCTTACGGAGTGGGCCGTCGCATCGCGATGCCGATCACCCGCTCGCTCATCAACGCCGCGCTCGACGGCAAGCTCGACGACCTCCCGACGGAGGTCGACCCGGCCTTCCACATCAGCCGGCTGACCACCTGCCCCGGCCTCGAGGCCGACATGCTCGACCCACGCGCCTCGTGGGCCGACTCGGACGCCTACGACCGGAAGGCCGCGGAGCTTGCCGCCCGGTTCGAGGTGAATCACGACAAGTTCGAGCGGGCCTGA
- the miaB gene encoding tRNA (N6-isopentenyl adenosine(37)-C2)-methylthiotransferase MiaB, giving the protein MADQPTSQPPKKLYIETVGCQMNVLDSELVVARLRDDGYELTDDIDQADAILYNTCSVRQHAEDKIYSALGRIKHLKKKKPGLSVGVLGCMAQKDQTQILRRAPHVDVVVGPGQLGRVPELLLKAKAESTPQLAVSLARTAGSRDHVTSSFDSYDADREPAVRPSPFQAYLRVMMGCDKFCTYCIVPSVRGPEQSRPPDSIVAEARLLAMQGVKEITLIGQTVNSYKHREPDGRTTRLSDLLARLHDIEGVVRIKFITNFPNDMTDDLLQAVRDLPKVSRYIHVPAQSGCDMILKRMKRMYTAAFYEDMLARLRETIPGSSVSSDFIVGFCGETEESFDKTVGLLERSRFKNSFIFKYSPRAGTKADGLFADDVAEEVKRRRNQVLLELQTRISLEDNRGFLGRDLEILVEGPSRSTTRKEGWDGPDQMTGRTHCDRIVVFSGPQSLTGLTARVKIENASAVTLFGRVADAQVTGPV; this is encoded by the coding sequence ATGGCCGACCAACCGACCTCGCAGCCGCCCAAGAAGCTCTACATCGAGACCGTCGGCTGCCAGATGAACGTGCTCGACAGCGAGCTCGTCGTAGCCCGCCTGCGCGACGACGGCTACGAACTGACCGACGACATCGACCAGGCCGACGCCATCCTCTACAACACCTGCTCGGTCCGCCAGCACGCCGAAGATAAGATCTACAGCGCTCTCGGGCGGATCAAGCACCTCAAGAAGAAAAAACCGGGGCTCTCGGTCGGGGTCCTGGGCTGCATGGCCCAGAAGGACCAGACTCAGATCCTCCGGCGCGCGCCCCATGTCGACGTGGTAGTCGGACCCGGTCAACTCGGCCGAGTGCCGGAGCTTCTTTTGAAGGCCAAGGCCGAATCGACGCCTCAGCTCGCCGTCAGCCTGGCGCGTACGGCCGGCAGCCGCGATCACGTCACGTCGAGCTTCGACAGTTACGACGCCGACCGCGAGCCCGCCGTCCGGCCGAGCCCGTTCCAGGCCTACCTGCGGGTCATGATGGGCTGCGACAAATTCTGCACTTACTGCATCGTGCCCTCCGTGCGAGGCCCCGAACAGAGCCGCCCGCCGGATTCGATCGTCGCCGAGGCCCGACTGCTCGCCATGCAGGGGGTCAAGGAGATCACCCTCATCGGCCAGACGGTCAACAGCTATAAACACCGGGAGCCGGACGGCCGGACCACGCGGCTTTCCGATCTCCTCGCCCGGCTCCATGACATCGAAGGCGTCGTGCGGATCAAGTTCATCACGAACTTTCCCAACGATATGACCGACGACCTGCTCCAGGCCGTACGCGACCTCCCGAAGGTCTCGCGTTACATCCACGTCCCCGCGCAGAGCGGCTGCGACATGATCCTGAAGCGGATGAAGCGGATGTATACGGCCGCCTTCTACGAGGACATGCTGGCCCGCCTCCGCGAGACGATCCCGGGCTCGTCGGTGTCGAGCGACTTCATCGTCGGCTTCTGCGGCGAGACCGAGGAATCGTTCGATAAGACGGTCGGCCTTCTCGAACGCTCGCGTTTCAAGAACAGCTTCATCTTCAAGTACAGCCCCCGCGCCGGCACGAAGGCCGACGGCCTGTTCGCCGACGACGTCGCCGAGGAGGTCAAGCGGCGACGGAATCAGGTCCTCCTGGAGCTGCAGACTCGGATCAGCCTCGAGGACAACCGTGGGTTCCTGGGTCGCGATCTGGAGATCCTGGTGGAAGGGCCGAGCCGATCGACGACGCGCAAGGAAGGCTGGGACGGGCCCGACCAGATGACCGGACGGACTCATTGCGACCGGATCGTGGTGTTCTCGGGCCCCCAGAGCCTGACCGGCCTCACGGCCCGTGTGAAGATCGAGAACGCCAGCGCCGTCACCCTATTCGGGCGCGTCGCGGACGCACAAGTCACGGGTCCGGTTTGA
- the hpnR gene encoding hopanoid C-3 methylase HpnR codes for MKILAVHPSSLMYTKVFLRLEPLGIETIAAELRRAGHEVRLMDLQVEDHAAYFREIDAWRPDVVAYSLNYLANIPEVVDLAKATRERLPNAFIFAGGHSASFVAEDVLMHSDGAIDCVLKGEGEAAVAKLVEAAADSDPTALLAVPGVVTSDGAGPAPAFVHDLNDLTPARDLLRRRRKYFIGVLDPCASIEFSRGCPWDCSFCSAWTFYGRSYRVKSPEASVRELASIREPGVFIVDDVAFIQAEHGMAIGEAVARQGIRKQYYLETRGDVLLRNKDVFRFWKTLGLQYMFLGVEAIDEEGLRTYRKRVSLSKNFEALEFARSLGIMVAINIIADPNWDRERFEVVRKWCLEIPEIVNISVNTPYPGTESWVTESRRLTTRDYRLFDIQHAVLPTAMPLHDFYAELVKTQQVLNRKHLGWKAVWALGGILANNLSRGQTNTLKMLWKFNSVFNPELQLADHARPVAYPMAPPPTHQAVVDPHTLYIHPAKGRRSRSIDAATEAFVEQTRIGGKPPT; via the coding sequence ATGAAAATCCTGGCCGTCCATCCCAGCTCCCTGATGTACACGAAAGTCTTCCTCCGGCTGGAACCGCTGGGGATCGAGACGATCGCGGCGGAGTTGCGCCGGGCCGGGCATGAAGTGCGATTGATGGACCTTCAAGTCGAGGACCATGCCGCCTATTTCCGCGAAATTGACGCATGGCGACCCGACGTGGTCGCGTATTCGCTCAACTACCTGGCGAACATTCCGGAGGTCGTCGACCTGGCGAAGGCGACCCGCGAACGGCTCCCCAACGCCTTCATCTTCGCCGGCGGCCACAGCGCCTCGTTCGTCGCCGAAGACGTGCTCATGCACTCCGACGGGGCGATCGACTGCGTGCTCAAGGGGGAAGGGGAGGCCGCCGTCGCGAAACTCGTGGAGGCCGCCGCGGACAGCGACCCGACGGCCTTGCTCGCCGTGCCCGGCGTCGTCACGAGCGACGGAGCGGGGCCGGCTCCCGCGTTCGTGCACGACCTGAACGATCTGACGCCCGCGCGCGACTTGCTTCGTCGGCGTCGCAAGTACTTCATCGGCGTCCTTGACCCCTGCGCGTCCATCGAGTTCAGCCGCGGCTGCCCGTGGGACTGCTCGTTCTGCAGCGCCTGGACGTTTTACGGACGGAGCTATCGGGTCAAGTCGCCCGAGGCCTCGGTCCGCGAGCTGGCCTCGATCCGCGAGCCCGGGGTCTTCATCGTCGACGACGTGGCTTTCATCCAGGCCGAACACGGCATGGCGATCGGCGAGGCCGTCGCGCGACAGGGCATCCGGAAGCAGTATTACTTGGAGACCCGCGGCGACGTCCTGCTGCGCAACAAGGACGTCTTCCGCTTCTGGAAGACCCTCGGCCTCCAGTACATGTTCCTGGGAGTCGAGGCCATCGACGAGGAAGGCTTGAGGACCTATCGCAAGCGCGTCTCGCTCTCGAAGAACTTCGAGGCCCTCGAGTTCGCGAGGTCGCTGGGGATCATGGTGGCGATCAACATCATCGCCGACCCGAACTGGGACCGTGAGCGTTTCGAGGTCGTCCGCAAGTGGTGCCTGGAGATCCCCGAGATCGTCAACATCAGCGTCAACACGCCGTATCCCGGCACCGAGAGCTGGGTGACCGAGTCGCGACGGCTCACCACACGCGACTATCGGCTGTTCGACATCCAGCACGCGGTCCTGCCGACCGCGATGCCGCTCCACGATTTCTACGCCGAGCTGGTCAAGACCCAGCAGGTGCTCAACCGGAAGCATCTAGGCTGGAAGGCCGTCTGGGCCCTCGGCGGCATTTTGGCGAACAACCTTTCGCGCGGGCAGACCAATACGCTGAAGATGCTCTGGAAATTCAACAGCGTCTTCAACCCCGAGCTCCAACTCGCCGATCATGCGCGCCCGGTCGCGTACCCCATGGCGCCGCCGCCGACGCACCAGGCGGTCGTCGACCCGCACACGCTCTACATCCACCCGGCGAAGGGACGGCGGAGCCGTTCGATCGACGCCGCGACCGAGGCGTTCGTCGAGCAGACCCGCATCGGCGGGAAGCCGCCGACCTGA
- the fmt gene encoding methionyl-tRNA formyltransferase, producing MTARSSIVMLGTGDFALPAFLGLIEAGFRMLALVTQPDRPQGRRQELIPSPIKVEAGKHDIPVFQPERVNEDEAVSHIRELRPDFIITAAYGQILSAELLGVPRIGSLNLHGSILPAYRGAAPVARAIQKGEAETGVTVIQMTPRVDAGGMIAIARTPIDPDETAGELEDRLAKLGVSLLIDAIRDVTAGRAEILPQDPALVTKAPKLRKEDGLIDWTRPARQVHDLVRAMQPWPRATTNWTAHASKPDWAVPLIVHRTRVVGGSGEPGSVLAASSDGLVVAAGEGAVELVVLQTPGKKAMSAAEFLRGNHIQLRSKLGV from the coding sequence GTGACCGCTCGTAGCTCGATCGTCATGCTGGGCACCGGCGATTTCGCGCTCCCCGCCTTCTTGGGGCTCATCGAGGCAGGCTTCCGCATGCTCGCGCTCGTCACCCAGCCCGACCGGCCACAGGGCCGTCGTCAAGAGTTGATCCCGAGTCCGATCAAGGTGGAAGCCGGAAAGCACGACATCCCCGTCTTCCAGCCCGAACGCGTGAATGAGGACGAGGCCGTCTCCCACATCCGCGAGCTACGGCCCGACTTCATCATCACCGCGGCTTACGGCCAGATCCTGTCGGCCGAATTGCTGGGCGTCCCCAGGATCGGGTCGCTCAACCTGCACGGTTCCATCTTGCCGGCCTATCGCGGCGCAGCGCCGGTCGCGCGGGCGATTCAGAAGGGCGAGGCCGAGACCGGCGTGACCGTAATCCAGATGACGCCCCGCGTCGACGCCGGCGGCATGATCGCCATCGCCCGAACGCCCATCGACCCCGACGAGACGGCGGGCGAGCTGGAAGACCGCCTGGCGAAGCTCGGCGTCTCCCTGCTGATCGATGCGATCCGCGACGTCACCGCGGGCCGGGCCGAGATCCTGCCCCAGGACCCCGCGCTCGTCACGAAGGCCCCCAAGCTCCGCAAGGAAGACGGCCTCATCGACTGGACGCGTCCCGCCCGGCAGGTTCACGACCTGGTGCGGGCGATGCAGCCCTGGCCCCGGGCGACCACGAACTGGACGGCGCATGCCTCGAAGCCCGACTGGGCTGTTCCCCTGATCGTCCACAGAACCCGGGTCGTGGGCGGCAGCGGTGAGCCTGGGTCCGTCCTGGCGGCTTCGAGCGACGGGCTCGTCGTGGCGGCCGGCGAGGGAGCCGTCGAACTCGTCGTCCTGCAGACCCCCGGAAAGAAGGCGATGTCCGCGGCCGAGTTCCTTCGCGGCAACCACATTCAGCTCCGAAGCAAGCTGGGCGTCTGA